Below is a window of Coriobacterium glomerans PW2 DNA.
TCACCGTCGATGAGGGGGGAGATCGCATCTCCTTCGCAAACGCCTACACCGCATCCCCGACCCCGGCGCGCCTCACGGACCAGATTGAAATCGTGCAAGAGCTCGCAGGTCGGGCTTTGCGCGACAGGGAGCTGTCCTATGAACTTGTCGAGGGGGATCAGGTCGTAGCAAGGGGGGTCAATCGCTCAGACGGCGTCGTGAAGTTTGATCCGGTGAGCTTCGCAGAGGCGGGGACGCACACCTACACGCTGCGGGAGGAGAAAGGTGATGAGGACGATATGGAATATGACCAGAGCGTCTTCAATGTGACCGCTACCTCCGCAGACGCCGGGGACGGTACGTATAAGGTGGTGTATGCGATAGAAGACGCTCGTCACCGCATCGTTTTCAAAAACCGTTATTCCCGATCCGCTGAGTCCTCCGCTCAACAGCCGGCGCGTCATGACGCCGGCGGAGATCGCGGCATCCCTGTGACCGGAGACGCCGCGATCTCCATTGTCGCGGCCCTTGCCCTGGCAGCGATCGTCGCCGCTGGACTCATCCACCGATCGAGGCGGCATCGCAAAACCCCGTTTCCACCGCTGAGACGACTCTGAGGCCCGCGCCGTCTCTCACCGTCGCGGCCGCAGCGCTGAGCGAAAGGCCGCGGAGAGCCTGCAGCCGAAGCGCTAGACTCAAGGCATCGTACAAGCCGGTGCGCGTGTGGCGCGCCGCTCATCCTGCTCGCCGCGCGGTGGCACGCCTCGCCGGCCGGGTCAGCGTCCGCCATGCGACTCCGAACAAACAAGGAGGTCATCATGGGTGCGCCCAAAACCGGTCATGTGAGGAACGTGGTTCTCGTAGGCCAAGGCGGGGTGGGCAAGACCTCACTCGCGGAGGCCATGCTCCACCTTTCCGGCAAAACCGCCCGTCTCGGTGGCCACGACGGCACCAAGCCGACACTCGACTACGATGCCGAGGAGGTCAGACGCGAGTTCTCGATCTCGACCTCCATCGCTCCGATCGACTGGAAAGACGTCCGCGTCAACGTGCTCGACGCACCGTGCTACCCGGACTTCATCGGCGACGCGTACGCGGCGATGAGCGTGTGCGAAACCGCGCTGTTCGTAGTCGACGCCGCCGAGGGTCCGCAGCCCACGACCGTCAAGCTGTGGTACGCCGCCGAGGATCTGAGACTCGCGCGCGCCGTCTTCGTGAACCGCGAGGACAAGGAGGACGCGAGCTTCGAGCGGACGCTCGAGCAGCTGCGCGAGCGATTCGGGATGCGCTTGGGTGCCGTCACGATCCCCTGGGGGGAGGGTCCGGACTTTGACGGCATCATCGATCTGGTGCGGATGCGCGCCAGGCGCTGCGTCGGCACCGAGCAGACCGAGTACGATATCCCCGAGGAGTATCGTGCGCGCGCCGAGGCGGGCCACGAGGCGCTGTGCGAGCTTGTTGCCGAGGCGGACGACGAGCTCATGATGAAGTACCTCGATGGCGATGGACTCACGCAAGATGAGCTCGAGAGTCTGCTTTCGCGTGCGATCGCAGCTCGTATCTTCGTTCCGGTGTTCGCGGGCAGTTGCGTGCGCGAGCAGGGGGTCAACTCTCTTATGGACGAGATCGCCGCCAACTTTCCCTCGCCGGTCGACTACGGCGAGATGCCCCTTGTGGATGGCGGCTCAATCAAGATCTCCTCTGAGGACGATCGCCCGGTCGCCTTCGTGTTCAAGACGCTTTCTGACCCCCTCCAGGGCCGCATCTCCTTCATCAAGGTTCTGACCGGCACGCTCGAGCCGGGCCTCGAGCTCATCTGCGCGCGCACACGCAAACCCGAGCGGCTTGCGCATCTGAACGTCATGTGCGGACGCGAGCTCACCGAGGTCGGTCACGCCTATGCCGGCGACATCATCGTCGTACCCAAGCTCAACGCAGAGACCGGCGACACGCTGTCGGCAACCGGCAAAATCGAGGCGGCGGCATTCCGCTTCCCCAACTCGCAGTACCGCATCGCCATCGAGGCGGACAATCGCAGCGAGGAGGAGAAGCTGTTCACCTTTATCGATCGCGCCTGCATCGCCGACCCCACCATGCGCACCGATCGCGACGAGGAGACCGGGCAGACCATCATCTCGGCGGTGGGCGAGGCGCAGGTATCGGTGCTGCTCAATCGACTCGAGGAGCGCACGAAGGTGTCCGCGCACATCGTTCCGATCAAGATCCCCTACCGTGAGACGATTCGCCGCACGGCTTCGGCGCAGGGTCGTCACAAGAAGCAGACAGGCGGCGCCGGCCAGTTCGGCGACTGCTGGCTGCGCGTGGAGCCGCTGCTCTCCGAGGAGGGCGTCGCTGAAGGTTACGAGTTCGGTGACGAGGTCGTGGGCGGCCGCATCCCGCGCGGGCTCATTCCGGCGGTGGACAAGGGGGTGCAGGAGACCATGAAAGAGGGCATCATCGCCGGCTATCCGCTGACCGGCGTCCGCGCGGTGGTCTATGACGGCTCCTACCACCCGGTCGATTCCAACGAGATGGCGTTTCGCTCCGCAGCGCGCCTGGCCCTGCGCAAGGCGTGTTCCGATGCCGATCCGGTCGTGCTCGAGCCGGTCGAGGAGATCACCGTGACGGTGCCGGAGAGCTACGCCGGTGCGGTCATGGGCGACATCTCCGCCTCGCGCGGTCACGTGACCGGCATGGACGCCGACGAGCGCGGCAACACCGTCGTGACCGCCGTTGCGCCCTACGCCGAGCTGACCGACTACTCGACGCGGCTGCGCTCCATCTCGCGCGGCACCGGAGACTTCACGATGAAGCGCTCCGGCTATGCGCAGGTTCCCCATGACGTGCAGGAACGTCTGGTCAAGACCTATGAGGAGGCTCGCGCGCAGGGACGCTGAGCGCGAGCCTCCGAGCGCCGCGCTTCGAGCTGAGGGGTGCGCTGAGGAATGTATCGAAGAACAGAAGGGCTGTCCGCTGGTGTCGTTTTCGGTCCAGCGGACAGCCGTCTTTGCATGCAGGACAATGCGTTCGAAGTATCATGAAAGATGGTGGGCGGGTCATAAGCGCCCCAAATTCAAAGATAACTGCAAAAGCTGATATCAACTACTGCATGGTGGGTGCCTGATAGGTCTGATGCGGCTTGATCAGCCCGATGATCGCCGAGACTATCAGTGCGATGCTGGATAGGACATAGAGGTACAGGCCGACCGAGAGGTTGATGTCGGATTGGATTGATACGGTCGCGTAGAATGCGAGCCCTATGATGAGGACGATATTGATCGCACCGAACATGATCGCGAAAATGTTCGCTGCTTTGCCCCTGAATGCGACAAGCGATATCAAGGCGCAGATAGCGGGCACTATGAAGATGATATTTGAGGGATCCGACATCATATACCCGGCGATGTTCACGCCGAATGCCATTCCGACAGGTGAGAACGAGATGCCGCCAAATTCTATGACGGGTAAGAAGAAGCAGACCAGCATCACCGCGGCACTCACGAGTTGGGGTACACGTCTTTTCATCTCCGATGCCCGTGTGCTCGGAGCCGTTGCAAACGGAACGCTGGGCGGTAAGTCGGAAGGGCCCATCTGCGGTGGGACAGAATAATCTGCAGCGCTGGCACATGAAGCTGCGGCGACAGGTTCAGCAGCTGGCTCAGTGGTGGGCTGCTCGACTGTCGGATCCGCGCTCGCTATCGTGTCAGTGTCTGATGCGGGTGCAGTCCCAGGGTCGATGGCCGCATCGGTCTCGGATCCAGCAGAGGATTCGACAGCATCTGCCGGGTCCGCCTCCGGTTCGCGAACCGATTCTGGCACCGGAGCTTGATCACGCTCATCGGGCATCGACGCGCGATCGATTTCTCCCGTTGCCGCTGCGCAGGCATCTCCGGACAGCGGCCGTCCGCAGTTCGCGCAGAACTTTCCCTCATCGTCGTTTTCAGCTCCACAGTTGGCACACAACATGTGATCTCCCCTTACGGCCGGCATGGTTGTCGGACATGCACTCGATTGTTTCGATCGAAATTTCTTACGCTTTGCATTGTAGGGTACGTGAAGGCGGATGGAGATTGAAATGTTGTCCGATATCGTAATTTAATTTAGATCTTGTTAATCATGCATCAAGCCGGAAGTAGACCGGGCCAGATGAAGGAAAATTCAACGTCTTCATCTTTTTCGGTCGCAATGCAGTCGGGCGATGACCTATTCACTTGATCTGGAGTGGCATCTCGATCTATCCGAGTGCTTTCGGAGGTTTGGCTGCGATTTGCTTAAAGCTGCAGTCATTTCGCACGAGTACTATTTCTCAGAGCTGATTTCCCTTGTGCATGGAAAAAGATGGCGGTCCTTGGAAATTGATCAGAGGCAAAATGGCACCATCTCGTATGCCCGCACGCTGTTTCCGCGTTCGGGCACGCACGCGACGGCTCGCCCTCGTACCGCGATCGATCCGCTCGCCTCGCGTGAACGCGAGCACTTCGCTATAGGTGATCACGTCATGCTTGCGCTTCAGCTTTTCTATGCGATGGGTGATCACAAACAAAGCTGTCCAACCCGTCACGGTGTGCATGACGGTTGGGATCGTGTGCCACGCCCATCCCGAAAGGAACTGATAGCCCGCCCAGTACAATGCTGCCGCACCGAGTACCATACACGCTAGCGCGTACCACTCCAGCTGCTTCATCTTTCCTGCGTCCTCGTTCACCGTCTTGTCCATGGCATCCACATCTCCTTTGATGAGCTCGTCGACGGTCGCATCGAACACTGCGCTGAGCAGCAGCAGGCTCTGCACATCCGGGTAGGTCTTGTCGTTCTCCCAGTTGGAGATCGTCTGCCGGCTCACATAGATCCGAGCGGCGAGATCGTCCTGAGAGAGGGCAAGCCGCGCTCGGTGCTCCCTTATGTGCGCGCCGACCTGCATGCGCCTGACCTCCTTTCATGCTGTCGAGCTGCCTCTCAAGGCGCTCGTGCGACCCGTGTCATCCGCAGGATGCCATGTCGGACTCGACTCTACCATCAAAGGTGGACGACAGAGAAGTGTCGTCCCCTCCGCCGCACCATCAAAAGTCTTTGTCATCCATTTGAGCTGCATCGTTGCTGCTCGATGGCGGGTGTTGAATTCGCGGCATCAAAAAGGGGAATCTGATGTGGTTTTCAAGCGCGCGTCGATCGATGCATCTGATCGATAAGTTCACAGAGATCATCAATGAAGGACTGGTAGCTGTCGAGCCTGACGAGCGCATCAACATGGCTCGAGTTTGACAACCCAGCGACGAGAGGGTCGAACACGCTGTAGAAGATCGCTTGGTCATACTTGTTGAACGAGAGCACCACAACGAGATGCACGCAGGCAGTGTCCCCTGTGATCGGCTCTCGTGAAAGCAGTACCGACAGGCTGCTGAACACATATGGATGAGATGCGGCATTGCAAAGGTGGAAGATGGTTAGTTTTGAAGCGGAGATAATGAATGAGGGCCTGCAGTCATACCGTATTGAGCGTCAAACAGATACCGATCGGGCCTATTTGGTGGTGAGAAACTTCTGCGCGAACACCAAGACGCTTCGCGAGCTCATCGCCTGCTGCGAACACCTTGGCTGGGAGTTGATCAGAGGTTCCGCCTGTAGCAGGAGCCTTTACTTCACGACCGTTGACGCTGAGAAGCCGTTCGATCCGTTCCCGACAAGCGGACTCCGTGAATCGTGCATCATCAAACGTTGTTTCATGATCTATCTGCATCTCACTACCATAAAGGCTGCAACGCCGATCTTTCCCCGTGGCGCTTCACGACAGAGCAGCTTTCGTGCGAGTTGCGACGTATTGGACGTTGCCTCTGCTCGCGGTGGTTGTTCACTCGGTATTTCAGGTTATCGAATGCATGCGCATCCCGCTTCGAACAGAGTGTGGACAAACACCCAGCTCAACGATGCTCTGAAACGGTCCCATTCTCAGGATCAGGATCAGGATCTCGTTGCTCGGTTGTATTTAGCTCGACCTTCAGTTTTGGCAGAAGACCTAATTCATTCCAAATCAGCCTGATGCCCGTTTTTTTAAAATTGCAACCTATTCTGCTCTTGGCATCCCGTATGGGTGCATTAAACGCCTTCACGATCAAATACGACAGTATGTGATCAAGTTCATTTTTATAGCAGTAGATGTTTTCTCCGCTACATTTGCAATGATGGCAGTCTTTTTCCAGATAGCATTCGAAATAGCCCTGGGGATGGTCATCGCGAGTGGCCTTCCGTGAGTTGGTACCGCTCTTTCGTTTCGCAGCGCACCATTTTTTGAGTTCTTTTATCTCATATTTGCTGGTTTCTGGAAATTGATTTTCGTAATTGCTGCACGTAGGCTTGTCGGTTGCTTCGCCTGCCGAAGGAACCCAGTCCATGTCGTTACAGTGCAGAGCTTTACGCATCGCCCTGCAGGCCTCATATGCGTTGTCGCCGATGGGGGCGGCGCAAATCTTTTCCCATGCGTCCTCGCCCAACGACGCACGCACCGCCTTTTCTAGCAGTTCAGCTGCTTTTGAAACATAGATCCTGCTTTTGAATGTCTCGTGCGTTGTGCGCTTGCGACCTGATCCTTTTTCCGTCATGCCAGCCTCCAAGATCTCTAAGGTGAGTGAATCTGCATCCAATCTCGCTGGCACCCGCAGCGGAATGGTGGCCATGTCCTTGGTGTGTCCCAGCGGCAGTCCGTACAGAACGGGGAACTTGGCGTCGCGGAAGAACTGCCTCACGACGGTTAGGAAGCTTTCCCCCTGTTGAAAGGCGGCACTGCAAACGCCGGGCTCTATATTTTTCGGTTCTCCGATCACGACACCGGCCACCCGGTCGAATTTTCCCGCAGCCTGGAGCTGATCAAGGAAATTGATGATCATCCAGGGCTCGCAATCCGTATCTTCGAAAAACAGGATGTGGCCCCGAGTGTCCACCTCATAGGGCGTGCCCAAGCTCAAGCACAGAAGCGTGAGATTGCCTCCGATGATCGGCGCCTCGGCGACGCCTGATCGCAGCGAGCATAATGCTGCATCGGGATTCGCGGGCTTTACTGGGCCCAGAGGATCGACGCCCGCTATGGCTTTGAACAGATGGGACTCCGTGTACTCCGTCGTGTCTTCCCGTAAGTATGAGAATACGGGACCATGAAACGTGACGACATCGCTGAGCGCTGCGAATGCAAGGTGCACCGAGGTGTTGTCCGAGAACCCCACGAATGCTTTCGGGTTTGAGTTGAACGCCCGGAAATCGAGATAGGGGATGATCTGAGCCGAACCGCAGCCGCCGCGCACGGAAAACACGGCATGCACATCCTTATCCGCGAACATGTCATTTAAGGCCTTTGCACGATCCTTCGGAGAGCCTGCGAGATAGCCACCGTCTTTGATCAGCCCTTCAGCCAGTTTGACCTTGAATCCGCGCTCCTCCCACCAGGCGCAGGAACTGCGAACAGCATCCTTGCTGTAAATCGGGCTGCCCAGAGCCACGACACCAACGGTATCGCCGGGGCAGAGCATCGCGGGTCTGGTGACTTCCATGCTGTCACTTCCTTCTCAGCGGCTGATCTTGTTCAGTTTGCCATCTCGGTAGCACCAGACTTGCGACGTGCTGTCGATGAAGCTGTATTCCTCAAGGGGGTCTTCGTCGGTCCTGATGATCGGGTTGTATCTGGTGGTGCCCTCGTTGAACTCCAATACATCTTCCAAGGAATTGAATCCTTGCCATTGGTTGCAGTTTGA
It encodes the following:
- a CDS encoding helix-turn-helix domain-containing protein, coding for MQVGAHIREHRARLALSQDDLAARIYVSRQTISNWENDKTYPDVQSLLLLSAVFDATVDELIKGDVDAMDKTVNEDAGKMKQLEWYALACMVLGAAALYWAGYQFLSGWAWHTIPTVMHTVTGWTALFVITHRIEKLKRKHDVITYSEVLAFTRGERIDRGTRASRRVRARTRKQRAGIRDGAILPLINFQGPPSFSMHKGNQL
- a CDS encoding elongation factor G translates to MGAPKTGHVRNVVLVGQGGVGKTSLAEAMLHLSGKTARLGGHDGTKPTLDYDAEEVRREFSISTSIAPIDWKDVRVNVLDAPCYPDFIGDAYAAMSVCETALFVVDAAEGPQPTTVKLWYAAEDLRLARAVFVNREDKEDASFERTLEQLRERFGMRLGAVTIPWGEGPDFDGIIDLVRMRARRCVGTEQTEYDIPEEYRARAEAGHEALCELVAEADDELMMKYLDGDGLTQDELESLLSRAIAARIFVPVFAGSCVREQGVNSLMDEIAANFPSPVDYGEMPLVDGGSIKISSEDDRPVAFVFKTLSDPLQGRISFIKVLTGTLEPGLELICARTRKPERLAHLNVMCGRELTEVGHAYAGDIIVVPKLNAETGDTLSATGKIEAAAFRFPNSQYRIAIEADNRSEEEKLFTFIDRACIADPTMRTDRDEETGQTIISAVGEAQVSVLLNRLEERTKVSAHIVPIKIPYRETIRRTASAQGRHKKQTGGAGQFGDCWLRVEPLLSEEGVAEGYEFGDEVVGGRIPRGLIPAVDKGVQETMKEGIIAGYPLTGVRAVVYDGSYHPVDSNEMAFRSAARLALRKACSDADPVVLEPVEEITVTVPESYAGAVMGDISASRGHVTGMDADERGNTVVTAVAPYAELTDYSTRLRSISRGTGDFTMKRSGYAQVPHDVQERLVKTYEEARAQGR
- a CDS encoding S66 peptidase family protein; translation: MEVTRPAMLCPGDTVGVVALGSPIYSKDAVRSSCAWWEERGFKVKLAEGLIKDGGYLAGSPKDRAKALNDMFADKDVHAVFSVRGGCGSAQIIPYLDFRAFNSNPKAFVGFSDNTSVHLAFAALSDVVTFHGPVFSYLREDTTEYTESHLFKAIAGVDPLGPVKPANPDAALCSLRSGVAEAPIIGGNLTLLCLSLGTPYEVDTRGHILFFEDTDCEPWMIINFLDQLQAAGKFDRVAGVVIGEPKNIEPGVCSAAFQQGESFLTVVRQFFRDAKFPVLYGLPLGHTKDMATIPLRVPARLDADSLTLEILEAGMTEKGSGRKRTTHETFKSRIYVSKAAELLEKAVRASLGEDAWEKICAAPIGDNAYEACRAMRKALHCNDMDWVPSAGEATDKPTCSNYENQFPETSKYEIKELKKWCAAKRKSGTNSRKATRDDHPQGYFECYLEKDCHHCKCSGENIYCYKNELDHILSYLIVKAFNAPIRDAKSRIGCNFKKTGIRLIWNELGLLPKLKVELNTTEQRDPDPDPENGTVSEHR